One window from the genome of Mucilaginibacter ginsenosidivorans encodes:
- a CDS encoding DinB family protein, which produces MKRLVMLFIIVTAVFVGTTVRAQSTGQMLADWQRAKAYTKAYLDAMPEDGYSLKPTPEMRTFAQQMLHLADGSYFLVGSATGKPGPLGKESAEKTVAQTKEATTKAVMDSYDYVISTLKGMTEAQLQEIAKVAGQDIQKGQAFNKAFEHQTHHRGQTTVYLRLKGVTPPQEMLF; this is translated from the coding sequence ATGAAAAGATTAGTCATGCTGTTTATTATTGTAACGGCAGTTTTTGTCGGTACAACGGTGCGGGCGCAAAGCACCGGGCAAATGCTTGCCGATTGGCAACGCGCCAAAGCCTACACCAAAGCCTACCTTGACGCCATGCCCGAAGACGGTTACAGTTTAAAGCCAACTCCAGAAATGCGCACATTCGCCCAGCAGATGCTGCACCTGGCCGATGGCAGTTATTTCCTGGTTGGTTCGGCTACCGGCAAACCCGGACCGTTGGGAAAGGAGTCGGCAGAAAAGACCGTCGCACAAACTAAGGAAGCCACCACAAAAGCTGTGATGGATAGTTACGACTATGTGATCAGTACCTTGAAGGGAATGACCGAGGCACAATTGCAGGAAATCGCTAAAGTTGCCGGGCAGGATATTCAAAAAGGACAGGCTTTTAACAAGGCGTTTGAACACCAAACACACCACCGCGGGCAAACTACTGTTTACCTCCGTCTAAAAGGCGTAACCCCGCCACAGGAAATGCTATTCTGA
- a CDS encoding SPW repeat domain-containing protein, protein MKAFVSTSVYGFCNYALALLMIGSPWLFGFSHAHGASLLLPLYLGWLQLIMAIFGRHALGFIKVFPVSMHCFIDVIVGSFLLGSPFIYGYYHTGVWIPQFLFGVALFLLGLFTKQSPFTDEPRHVFKDGLMEHIGDIDEPMGH, encoded by the coding sequence ATGAAAGCCTTTGTATCTACTTCAGTATACGGATTTTGTAATTACGCTTTGGCCCTGCTAATGATCGGTTCGCCATGGCTGTTTGGTTTTTCTCATGCCCACGGCGCATCTCTTTTGTTGCCTTTATACCTGGGGTGGCTACAATTGATCATGGCAATTTTTGGCCGCCATGCCTTAGGATTTATCAAAGTATTCCCGGTGTCGATGCATTGCTTTATCGATGTTATCGTCGGGTCATTCCTGCTGGGGTCGCCTTTTATATACGGTTATTATCACACAGGTGTTTGGATACCTCAGTTCCTGTTCGGCGTTGCATTATTCTTGCTGGGCTTGTTTACAAAACAATCGCCCTTTACCGATGAACCCCGCCACGTATTCAAAGATGGCCTTATGGAACATATCGGCGATATCGACGAACCTATGGGTCACTGA
- a CDS encoding M56 family metallopeptidase: MSWWQYLLLVNLYLVLFYGFYVLLLRRETFFNLNRAYLVTSALLSFFIPLIHYDWISKLFITQKVQHTISVYAKPIAVYSFKPIEQHDLTIGHILLYIYAAGAIILTLRLVSQLASLKRLINHPESNSAFSFFKRISLGNNLENNEVIAEHEKAHASQWHSADIMLVETIAIINWFNPIVYFYRLGIKHIHEYIADRQALRNGTSKSEYALLLLSQTLKTPAHQLVNPFYNHSLLRKRIEMLQKSRSKYMALLKYGLSAPLFMLMLILSSAAVIKNHTVRLFNTRAEEVMMSPAAPSVELKTPDLVENTTVKTAAAPEANSKHISYLKASGIEDIKSDPVFVTFENQPHFKGGMTEFYKFLANNLRYPNWMMRNNIQGKVFITMTVEKDGSLSDIKSVRDIGFGSAEEAIRVLKLSPKWVPGYQNGQPVRVRYTLPISFNLVKEKNSFDTVSKVTYNLSSNDDAAPQSAGTSEVTPDTARKYNLVIADNFDFQSPSVLFVLDGKAIPGMTNLNPNDIHSVKVIRHPAKDNVYYILYGAKALNGVVVIESKQAWEKQQAADN, encoded by the coding sequence ATGAGCTGGTGGCAATACCTATTACTCGTTAACCTTTACCTGGTGTTATTCTACGGGTTTTATGTGCTGTTGCTTCGCCGCGAGACATTTTTCAACCTCAATCGCGCATACCTGGTCACCTCGGCTCTATTATCATTTTTTATACCGCTTATTCACTATGATTGGATAAGCAAGTTGTTCATAACACAAAAAGTACAGCACACCATATCTGTTTATGCAAAGCCGATAGCGGTGTACAGCTTTAAACCTATCGAGCAGCACGACCTGACGATAGGACATATTTTGCTTTATATTTACGCTGCAGGTGCTATAATTTTAACGCTGCGCCTGGTAAGCCAGCTGGCCTCCTTAAAACGACTCATCAACCACCCCGAATCAAACAGCGCTTTTTCTTTTTTTAAAAGGATAAGCCTGGGAAACAACCTTGAAAATAACGAGGTTATCGCGGAGCATGAAAAAGCGCATGCCAGCCAATGGCATTCGGCGGATATCATGCTTGTGGAAACTATCGCTATCATCAACTGGTTCAACCCGATTGTCTATTTTTACCGGCTCGGTATTAAGCATATCCATGAGTATATTGCCGACAGGCAGGCCTTGCGGAACGGTACAAGCAAATCGGAATACGCCCTGTTGCTATTGAGCCAAACGCTGAAAACACCCGCTCACCAATTAGTAAACCCTTTTTATAATCATAGCCTGCTAAGAAAACGCATAGAAATGCTGCAGAAAAGCAGGTCGAAATATATGGCTTTGTTAAAGTATGGCCTGTCTGCACCGCTGTTTATGCTGATGCTGATACTTTCGTCCGCGGCTGTTATAAAGAATCATACGGTACGTTTATTTAATACCAGGGCGGAAGAGGTAATGATGTCGCCCGCAGCGCCTTCTGTCGAATTGAAAACGCCGGACCTTGTGGAAAATACGACCGTGAAGACTGCTGCTGCACCCGAGGCAAACAGCAAACACATATCGTACCTGAAGGCAAGTGGGATAGAAGATATTAAAAGCGATCCGGTTTTTGTCACTTTTGAAAATCAGCCTCATTTTAAAGGCGGGATGACCGAGTTTTATAAATTTTTAGCGAACAACTTAAGGTACCCCAACTGGATGATGAGAAATAACATCCAGGGCAAGGTGTTTATCACCATGACGGTGGAGAAGGATGGGTCGCTAAGCGATATTAAGTCGGTGCGCGATATTGGGTTCGGCTCTGCCGAAGAGGCGATACGTGTATTAAAACTTTCGCCGAAATGGGTACCTGGTTACCAGAACGGGCAGCCGGTACGTGTAAGATATACCCTGCCCATCAGCTTCAATTTGGTAAAGGAGAAAAATTCCTTTGATACGGTTTCAAAGGTCACTTATAATTTAAGCAGCAATGATGATGCCGCCCCGCAATCAGCCGGCACCAGCGAGGTGACCCCCGACACTGCGCGGAAGTACAACCTGGTAATTGCGGATAATTTTGATTTTCAATCGCCGAGCGTATTATTTGTGCTTGATGGGAAAGCAATACCGGGCATGACCAACCTGAACCCAAATGATATCCACAGTGTTAAAGTGATCAGGCACCCGGCAAAAGATAATGTTTACTATATTCTTTACGGAGCGAAGGCGCTTAACGGTGTTGTTGTAATAGAATCTAAGCAAGCCTGGGAAAAACAGCAGGCTGCCGATAATTAA
- a CDS encoding BlaI/MecI/CopY family transcriptional regulator, with product MEIKELTRAEEQIMQVLWQLKKGFVKEIIDELPEPKPAYNTVSTFVRILEAKGFVDHNAFGKSHEYFPIISKDAYQSFATDKLLNGYFDNSVKRMFSFFVKKEKIDLTEADEIMKLIEQLKDK from the coding sequence ATGGAAATCAAAGAATTAACCCGGGCGGAGGAGCAGATAATGCAGGTGTTATGGCAGTTAAAAAAGGGCTTTGTCAAGGAGATTATCGACGAATTACCCGAGCCTAAACCCGCCTACAATACCGTTTCGACCTTTGTCCGGATACTGGAGGCAAAAGGGTTTGTCGACCATAACGCGTTTGGGAAAAGCCACGAATATTTCCCCATAATCAGCAAGGACGCATACCAAAGCTTCGCGACCGACAAATTGCTTAACGGTTATTTCGATAATTCGGTTAAACGCATGTTCTCATTTTTTGTGAAGAAAGAAAAGATCGACCTGACAGAAGCCGATGAGATAATGAAATTGATAGAACAGCTAAAAGATAAATAG
- a CDS encoding M28 family metallopeptidase — MKRKLLFSGLFIAVIAGPAFAQSEADPAMLQKIRTEGMDHSKVMETAFYLTDVAGPRLAGSPGLKRAQDWAVNQLKTWGMQNANREAWGKFGKGWEVQKNYAAITVPYYHAIIAIPKAWTPGTNGAVKGDVVLVKADTITDLDQYKGKLKGKIVIFDTKTKLPEGTKADLNRLSDEELDRMEKATAQPAGSRRPAGPNPRFAAFARLRALRAAISEFLVNEDVALVLSMARGTDGTVFTTNGASYADTAKAVSPELETSGEDYLRILRLVKAGGKVEMEADIKTKFYTDDLQGYDVVGEIPGTDKKLKDQLVMLGGHLDSWHAATGATDNAAGSAVMLEAMRILKAVGFKPKRTIRIVLWSSEEQGLFGSRFYVLNHFGDPKTMQLKPEQAKVSAYYNLDNGTGKIRGIYLQGDSAARPIFKQWFEPFKDLGASTVTINNTGGTDHLSFDAVGIPGFQFIQDPMDYGSRTHHSNQDTYDRLSEDDLKQAATIVATFVYNTAQRAEMIPRQELPKAQGTN; from the coding sequence ATGAAACGAAAATTACTATTTTCCGGCTTATTTATAGCCGTGATAGCAGGCCCGGCATTTGCCCAAAGCGAGGCTGATCCTGCTATGCTCCAAAAGATCCGAACCGAAGGGATGGATCATTCCAAAGTGATGGAGACCGCGTTTTACCTCACCGATGTTGCCGGGCCCCGGTTGGCCGGTTCACCCGGGTTAAAACGTGCACAGGACTGGGCGGTAAACCAGCTCAAAACCTGGGGTATGCAAAATGCCAACCGCGAAGCCTGGGGTAAATTCGGCAAAGGCTGGGAGGTTCAAAAAAACTATGCAGCCATCACCGTTCCTTATTATCATGCCATCATCGCGATCCCTAAAGCGTGGACGCCTGGTACCAACGGCGCAGTCAAAGGCGATGTGGTGCTGGTAAAAGCTGATACCATTACCGACCTTGACCAGTACAAAGGCAAGCTAAAGGGGAAGATCGTGATCTTCGATACCAAAACAAAACTACCGGAAGGTACAAAAGCCGATCTTAACAGGCTAAGCGACGAAGAGCTTGACAGGATGGAAAAAGCCACTGCCCAGCCCGCCGGGTCGCGCCGGCCGGCCGGTCCCAATCCGCGGTTCGCTGCCTTTGCACGCCTGCGCGCGCTCAGAGCAGCTATAAGTGAGTTTTTGGTAAACGAAGACGTGGCGCTGGTTCTTAGTATGGCAAGAGGTACTGATGGCACCGTGTTCACCACTAACGGCGCCTCGTATGCCGATACCGCCAAAGCTGTTTCGCCCGAACTGGAAACCAGCGGCGAAGATTATCTGCGCATTCTGCGACTGGTAAAGGCAGGGGGGAAGGTGGAAATGGAAGCTGATATAAAAACAAAGTTCTACACCGACGATCTTCAGGGTTACGACGTGGTGGGCGAGATACCGGGCACCGATAAAAAATTGAAAGATCAATTGGTGATGTTAGGCGGTCATCTCGACTCATGGCACGCGGCAACAGGCGCAACGGATAATGCCGCAGGAAGCGCGGTAATGCTGGAAGCCATGCGCATATTAAAAGCGGTAGGCTTTAAACCGAAACGCACTATACGGATAGTACTGTGGAGTTCGGAAGAGCAGGGGCTGTTTGGTTCGCGATTTTATGTGCTGAATCATTTCGGCGATCCTAAAACCATGCAGTTAAAACCGGAACAGGCAAAAGTATCGGCCTATTATAACCTTGATAACGGAACAGGAAAGATACGTGGTATTTACCTGCAGGGCGATTCGGCAGCAAGGCCCATATTTAAACAATGGTTTGAACCTTTTAAGGATCTTGGAGCAAGCACAGTTACCATCAACAATACCGGCGGTACCGATCACCTGTCGTTTGATGCTGTTGGTATCCCGGGGTTCCAGTTTATCCAGGACCCGATGGATTATGGTTCACGCACGCACCACAGTAACCAGGATACTTACGACCGGCTAAGCGAGGATGACCTGAAACAAGCGGCCACCATTGTTGCCACTTTTGTTTACAACACTGCGCAGCGTGCTGAAATGATACCAAGGCAAGAATTGCCTAAAGCGCAAGGGACAAATTAA
- a CDS encoding bleomycin resistance protein, which yields MLKSAVPILASLNEEETVKFYTEKLGFTFHSSWEGYLIFSKEKVQLHLWPCKDEDIPKNTGCYINVTDIDRLYAKYEPLGIVHPNGKLEEKPWQMKQFSILDNNGNIVHFGEDMDVD from the coding sequence ATGCTCAAATCAGCAGTGCCCATTTTAGCTTCGCTCAACGAGGAAGAGACCGTTAAATTTTACACCGAAAAGCTTGGGTTTACCTTCCATTCAAGCTGGGAGGGCTATTTGATATTCAGCAAAGAAAAAGTGCAGTTGCATCTTTGGCCGTGCAAGGATGAGGATATCCCAAAGAATACCGGCTGCTACATCAATGTAACCGATATCGACAGGCTTTATGCCAAATACGAACCACTTGGCATTGTACATCCCAACGGAAAATTAGAGGAAAAGCCCTGGCAGATGAAGCAGTTCAGCATACTCGACAATAACGGTAATATCGTCCATTTTGGCGAGGATATGGATGTGGATTAA
- a CDS encoding response regulator transcription factor, producing the protein MKKILLVEDDPNLGLLLQDYLQLKGKFEVVLCKDGDEGLRAFTKNSFDLLILDVMMPKKDGFTLGKEIRRINEKVPIIFATAKGMIEDKTQAFNLGGDDYITKPFRIEELLLRINALLKRVNNSEKSEEEKQTHFKIGHYDFDYTTQMISIGETQQKLSTKEAELLRLLCLRKNEVLTREEALLNIWHDDNYFNGRSMDVFLSKIRKYLKDDSSVEIINVHGRGYKLLIN; encoded by the coding sequence ATGAAGAAAATATTACTGGTTGAGGATGATCCAAACCTCGGATTGCTTTTACAGGACTACCTGCAACTGAAAGGTAAATTTGAGGTGGTGTTGTGCAAGGATGGTGACGAAGGGTTGAGGGCATTTACGAAGAACAGCTTCGACCTGCTTATATTGGATGTGATGATGCCTAAGAAGGACGGCTTTACTTTGGGCAAGGAGATAAGGCGGATAAACGAGAAAGTGCCGATCATATTTGCTACCGCCAAGGGAATGATCGAAGACAAAACCCAGGCCTTTAACCTCGGCGGCGACGATTACATAACAAAGCCGTTCCGTATCGAAGAATTACTGCTCCGTATCAATGCCCTACTGAAACGTGTGAACAACTCAGAAAAGAGCGAGGAAGAGAAGCAAACCCATTTTAAGATCGGCCATTACGATTTCGACTATACCACGCAAATGATCTCCATTGGCGAAACACAGCAAAAGCTGTCGACCAAAGAAGCGGAACTACTGCGCCTGCTTTGCCTGCGCAAAAACGAGGTGCTTACCCGCGAGGAGGCCTTGCTGAACATCTGGCACGATGATAACTATTTCAACGGCCGCAGTATGGACGTTTTCCTCAGTAAGATACGGAAGTATCTGAAAGACGATTCAAGCGTCGAGATCATCAACGTACATGGCCGTGGGTATAAATTGCTCATCAATTAA
- a CDS encoding sensor histidine kinase, whose protein sequence is MKKKSISLIVGLMGLALLGVMSMQLYFLRQSYQMQSDLFDRSVNDALNNVVSKLARQDANNFLNRKAELIVKQRSQYALPARMAANTETARTYIPQRTKKTMSARERRLNALRDSLRQVIQSNKLDEEFFNMAQSGQLMLHVKYEEFTDEFGVVHQRMTDPKIIRQASSKMVFKKQGKLHKYDTVFVDYIDPQFGKQTIPVVQINPFWQREQERKKSERQFNEVKKMLEDDSLENLKQGPKVNVIENLAAEYQKSDEPLVKRLNPFWIDSLLRFELHNKGIFLPFNYMVSTFNSDSLLFSSTSYTNDGVQKFTEAGSYQVPIFAKEVINDPGKIKISFPEKNSLILTKMTASMATSGGLLVVLIFCFGYTIFLILKQKKVSEMKMDFINNMTHEFKTPVSTIMIASEALKDKEIVEDKGRVERLANIIFEENQRLGSHIERVLNIARIEKNDFRLDIRPLDVNEMVTTVLDSMSLKLQKHHVIANLNLDARNATIEADELHFSNVLYNLIDNAIKYSPETPEITISTFNKDNNIVIRVADKGIGMNRDQQAKIFEQFYRIPTGNLHDVKGFGLGLSYVNTIVKRLNGTISVRSEREKGSEFELKFHTT, encoded by the coding sequence ATGAAGAAAAAGAGTATAAGTTTGATTGTCGGGCTGATGGGGTTAGCGCTGTTGGGGGTGATGTCTATGCAATTATATTTCCTCAGGCAATCGTACCAGATGCAGTCAGATCTTTTCGATCGCTCGGTAAATGATGCCCTTAATAACGTTGTTTCTAAACTGGCCCGGCAGGACGCTAATAACTTTTTGAACCGGAAGGCTGAATTAATAGTAAAGCAACGGAGCCAGTATGCATTGCCTGCGCGTATGGCGGCAAACACAGAAACCGCGCGTACCTACATTCCACAGCGAACAAAAAAAACCATGTCGGCCCGTGAACGCCGGCTGAATGCCTTACGCGACAGCCTGCGGCAGGTGATCCAGAGCAATAAGCTGGATGAAGAATTTTTTAATATGGCGCAGTCGGGCCAGTTAATGCTGCACGTTAAATACGAAGAGTTTACCGATGAATTCGGGGTGGTTCACCAGCGTATGACCGATCCTAAGATCATCAGGCAGGCGTCGAGCAAGATGGTTTTCAAAAAGCAGGGCAAGCTGCATAAATACGATACCGTTTTTGTGGATTACATCGACCCGCAATTTGGCAAGCAAACCATCCCGGTGGTGCAGATCAACCCGTTCTGGCAGCGCGAACAGGAGCGAAAGAAAAGCGAACGCCAGTTTAATGAAGTTAAAAAAATGCTCGAGGACGACTCGCTGGAGAATTTGAAACAGGGCCCAAAAGTAAATGTAATAGAAAACCTTGCTGCCGAATACCAGAAATCGGACGAGCCGCTGGTAAAGCGCCTGAACCCCTTCTGGATCGATTCATTATTGCGTTTCGAGTTGCATAATAAAGGGATATTTCTGCCATTTAACTACATGGTGAGCACTTTCAACAGCGACTCGCTGCTGTTCTCGAGCACTTCCTACACCAACGATGGGGTACAGAAGTTTACAGAGGCCGGCAGCTACCAGGTGCCAATCTTTGCCAAGGAGGTGATCAACGATCCGGGAAAAATAAAAATATCGTTCCCCGAAAAGAACTCGCTGATTCTTACCAAAATGACCGCATCCATGGCTACCTCGGGCGGTTTGCTGGTGGTGCTTATCTTCTGCTTCGGTTATACCATTTTCCTTATACTGAAACAGAAAAAAGTGTCGGAAATGAAGATGGATTTCATTAATAACATGACCCACGAATTCAAGACACCTGTTTCTACCATCATGATCGCCAGCGAAGCATTAAAGGACAAGGAGATAGTGGAAGATAAAGGACGGGTTGAGCGCCTGGCCAATATTATTTTTGAGGAAAACCAGCGGCTGGGCAGTCATATTGAAAGAGTATTGAATATTGCCCGTATAGAAAAGAATGATTTCAGGCTTGACATCCGGCCCCTGGACGTGAACGAAATGGTGACGACAGTGTTAGACAGTATGTCGCTGAAGCTGCAAAAGCATCATGTTATCGCCAATCTTAATCTCGACGCCAGGAATGCCACCATTGAAGCAGACGAACTTCATTTTTCGAATGTGTTGTATAACCTGATAGATAATGCGATAAAATACAGCCCCGAAACGCCCGAGATAACGATAAGCACTTTCAACAAGGATAACAATATTGTTATACGCGTAGCCGATAAGGGTATTGGCATGAACCGCGACCAGCAGGCGAAGATATTTGAACAATTTTACCGCATCCCGACAGGGAACCTGCACGACGTGAAAGGCTTCGGGCTTGGGTTGAGTTATGTAAATACGATAGTGAAGCGGTTAAACGGCACCATCAGCGTGAGATCGGAGCGGGAAAAAGGCTCAGAATTCGAACTAAAATTCCACACAACATAA
- a CDS encoding T9SS type A sorting domain-containing protein has product MKQRFLKPGFEAVFALSIIAILGLPPLVFAQKNRDIEIKIANGDTIVNGKKISELSPAERKQAMKDIDHLSDTFMGDHARNRVFIRRRNPDDTSKRDIIIERRRFNDGDMARVMPFDDSTRNKFFKFRFRGPDGKDSLFTYNFRMNDNFGKMREWDGDDFMRGDEMMRRRMPMMMERMHRRNSQSFNYSNTGSDGISTHIGFNISDASPERTKKITGVEKADLELKDLTLVPEFSSGKTLLTFSLTAHTGADVKLTDNDGKVIWNDKAANGSFSKSFPLPLNGLYLLEVKQGSKVALKRIIKED; this is encoded by the coding sequence ATGAAACAACGTTTTTTAAAACCCGGCTTTGAGGCTGTTTTTGCGCTGAGTATCATCGCGATCCTTGGCTTGCCTCCCCTGGTTTTCGCCCAGAAAAACAGGGATATAGAAATAAAGATAGCCAATGGCGATACCATTGTAAACGGGAAAAAGATAAGTGAACTTTCGCCGGCGGAGCGGAAGCAGGCTATGAAAGATATTGACCACCTGAGCGACACGTTTATGGGCGATCACGCCCGTAACCGCGTGTTTATCCGGAGAAGAAATCCGGACGATACCAGCAAAAGGGATATCATCATAGAAAGGCGCAGGTTTAACGATGGCGATATGGCACGGGTAATGCCTTTTGACGACTCAACGCGAAACAAATTTTTCAAGTTCCGTTTCAGAGGACCTGACGGCAAGGACTCGCTATTCACTTACAACTTCAGGATGAACGACAATTTCGGTAAAATGCGGGAATGGGATGGCGATGATTTTATGCGCGGTGATGAGATGATGAGAAGACGTATGCCCATGATGATGGAACGCATGCATCGCCGCAATAGCCAAAGTTTCAATTATAGCAATACCGGCAGCGATGGTATAAGCACGCATATCGGCTTTAACATATCTGACGCATCGCCCGAAAGAACAAAGAAAATAACCGGGGTGGAAAAGGCCGACCTTGAGCTGAAGGACCTGACCCTGGTGCCTGAATTCTCGTCAGGCAAGACCCTGCTTACCTTCAGTCTTACTGCGCACACAGGCGCCGATGTGAAGTTAACCGACAACGACGGCAAGGTGATCTGGAACGATAAAGCCGCAAACGGCAGCTTCAGCAAAAGCTTTCCATTGCCTTTGAACGGATTGTATCTCCTCGAAGTAAAACAAGGCAGTAAAGTGGCTTTGAAGAGGATAATCAAGGAAGACTAG
- a CDS encoding DUF3127 domain-containing protein yields MEIKGKVHEVAPTVQVTDSLKKRELIVEYIENPQYPEYLKFEAIQDRCNLLDNLRVGDDIEVFFNLRGRPWTDKSGKKSYFNSLQLWKVNVLAGANNNTVPEYAPPVDLSSTPEEDDLPF; encoded by the coding sequence ATGGAAATTAAGGGCAAAGTACATGAAGTTGCGCCAACCGTTCAGGTAACGGACTCATTAAAAAAGAGAGAACTGATAGTAGAATATATCGAGAATCCACAGTATCCTGAATACTTAAAATTTGAAGCGATACAGGACCGCTGCAACTTGCTGGACAACCTTCGTGTTGGCGATGACATCGAAGTGTTTTTTAATTTGCGCGGCCGCCCATGGACCGACAAGTCGGGCAAGAAAAGCTATTTCAACTCGCTGCAGCTATGGAAAGTGAACGTGTTAGCAGGCGCCAATAACAATACTGTGCCCGAATATGCACCACCGGTTGACCTGAGTTCGACACCAGAAGAAGACGATCTGCCGTTTTAA
- a CDS encoding THUMP domain-containing class I SAM-dependent RNA methyltransferase — MEVFHTDSRIVITCNKRLSPYLQKEVEELGFTPTRVFQTGIELKGTVNDCIALNLNLRCASQVIYLLKSFTAAHPKALYEGLLEIEWEKLIDFTGYFSVTSNVNNEHITTPLFANVKVKDAIVDRIKDKKGIRPNSGSDQNKTVIHLYWQDDRAEIFLDTSGETLAKHSYRKIPGKAPMLEALAAATIMATNWDRKSTFINPMCGSGTLAIEAALLATDKSPGFFRMNYGFMHIIGYEEEVFFTERRKLKDKATKQIDFKIIATDISADAVDIAQKNARTAGVEHLIEFNVCDFADTMVPEEKGIVMFNPEYGERLGVHNKLEATYKRIGDFMKQQCKGYRGYIFTGNPDLAKRIGLQAKRRIEFYNGKLDCRLLEYELYEGSKREPKETQQQ, encoded by the coding sequence ATGGAAGTTTTCCACACCGACAGCAGGATCGTTATTACCTGCAATAAACGCCTTTCACCCTACCTGCAAAAGGAGGTTGAAGAGCTTGGTTTTACACCCACAAGGGTATTCCAGACCGGTATTGAACTGAAAGGCACGGTCAATGATTGCATTGCCCTGAACCTGAATTTGCGCTGCGCCAGCCAGGTTATTTACCTGCTCAAAAGCTTTACCGCTGCCCATCCGAAGGCGCTTTATGAGGGCCTATTGGAGATAGAATGGGAAAAGCTGATCGATTTTACAGGCTATTTTTCTGTTACATCCAATGTTAATAACGAGCATATCACGACACCGCTTTTTGCTAACGTAAAAGTGAAAGATGCGATAGTCGACCGTATCAAGGATAAGAAAGGCATTCGGCCCAACTCCGGTTCCGATCAAAATAAAACCGTCATCCACCTGTATTGGCAGGACGACCGCGCCGAGATATTTTTAGACACATCGGGCGAGACATTGGCCAAGCATAGTTACCGCAAAATACCTGGCAAAGCACCCATGCTTGAAGCGCTGGCCGCAGCTACCATAATGGCCACCAACTGGGACCGCAAAAGCACTTTTATCAATCCCATGTGCGGCTCGGGCACGCTGGCGATAGAAGCCGCTCTGCTGGCAACTGATAAAAGCCCGGGCTTCTTCAGGATGAATTACGGCTTTATGCACATCATAGGATACGAAGAAGAAGTATTTTTTACTGAGCGCCGCAAGTTAAAGGACAAAGCGACAAAACAAATCGATTTCAAAATAATCGCTACCGATATTTCAGCCGATGCTGTTGACATTGCACAGAAAAATGCCCGAACAGCGGGTGTAGAACATTTGATCGAATTTAACGTTTGTGATTTTGCCGACACTATGGTGCCGGAAGAAAAAGGAATTGTTATGTTTAATCCCGAATATGGCGAAAGACTGGGTGTACATAACAAACTGGAGGCTACTTACAAGCGTATCGGCGATTTTATGAAGCAGCAGTGCAAAGGCTACCGCGGCTACATATTTACAGGGAACCCTGACCTGGCAAAAAGGATAGGCTTGCAGGCTAAACGCCGGATAGAATTTTATAATGGAAAGCTTGATTGCCGCCTGCTTGAATACGAGCTTTATGAAGGCAGCAAACGCGAACCAAAAGAGACGCAACAACAATGA
- a CDS encoding helix-turn-helix domain-containing protein gives MKDKLNLKIRQVAANIRKIREHRNYTQEYLAAKLRISQNAYSKIELGYTKITVERLLQIAEILETDPVEILTNAEADILRAV, from the coding sequence ATGAAGGATAAACTGAATTTAAAAATCAGGCAGGTTGCTGCCAACATCCGCAAGATAAGGGAGCACCGGAATTACACACAGGAATACCTGGCAGCTAAACTGCGCATTTCCCAAAATGCGTATAGCAAAATAGAGTTAGGCTACACCAAAATAACTGTCGAAAGACTGCTGCAGATAGCAGAAATATTGGAAACAGACCCGGTGGAGATTTTAACTAATGCCGAAGCGGATATTTTAAGGGCCGTTTAA